The Bryobacteraceae bacterium genomic sequence GCCTTGCTCTTATGGAGCCAGACGCTCGGCCCGCCCGCCTCCGTACTCAGGGATCCGGAGACGGCGAGCAGAGAATCACGCAGGGTTTCGGAGTCGGCGCGCTGGAGCGGGCGATGCCACAGGAGCCGGTTGGAGGCGTCCACTTCGTTCGCCTTTTCGTTGAACGCCGACGACTGCCCCCATGCCCGCGTGGCAAGGATCTGGCGCTGCAGCCAGCGGATGGACCAGCCGTTCTCCATGAACCTGGCCGCCAGCCAGTCCAGCAGCTCCGGGTGCGACGGCTTGTCGCCGTTGACACCGAAATCCGAGGGCGTATTCACCAGGCCGGCGCCGAAATGCCAAGCCCAAACGCGATTCACCATCACCCGCGCCGTGAGGGGATTCCGCTTGTCGGTGAGCCATGAAGCCAGCGCGAGGCGGCGTTTGGCATCCGTGGAGCCGGCCGGCGCCAAATCGGCGGCAAGCTGCGTCACGCAGGACAGCGCGCCGGGCGTCAGTTCCTCGAGTGGTTTGGCCACCGAGCCGCGATCGAGCAGGTAGGCCGGCAACATCTCCGGCTCGGGGAAAGCCGCATGGGCCGTGGCCGGCTTCGCGATCGCCGCTATCGCCGCTTCGACATTCGTCCGTTCCGCGGTGAGGGCCCGATGCCGCTCCCGCTCCCCGCCAGGGATCAGCGCCGCCAGTTCGCCGGCCGCCACGTCCGGAAGCAGGAACTCAACCGCCGAGTCATGGTCGGTCAACCCCGCAACGGTGCGCCACGTGGCGCCGTCGTCGGACGCTTCGAAGCGGTAGACCCGCGGCGCGCCGTCGCTCTTCCCGGTGACCGCGTCGGCCGACCAGCGAATCTCGCTCACCGGCCCCGCGGCTTCGAGCTCGATCCACTGCGGCCGGTCGTCGGACGCGGGCGCGGAGCCCCGCCAGTCTTTGACGACAACGCCCACCGGCAGCAGCTCCAGCCGGTCCACCTTCGGCGCGCTTCTTCCTTGCTGGGCCGTGACCGTGAACCGGAAGCGCCGCGCGGCGACGGGCGGGAACGCGTTGCGGTTGACGATGGGATTCACCGGCAGATGCTTGCCTCCGGCGGCCATTCGCGCCCTCTCCGCCGTCTCGTATTTCTCGCGCAGCAGCCGTGTCTTCGGCGGCGCCTCGATCTCATCGATCTGGGCACGCACCCGCGCCAGTCCCTTCCGGAGCGGCGCCACTCGCTCGTCGTACGCCTTCTTCTCCGCGTCCGTGTAGATGGCCCGCTCGCCGTACGTGATGCCGCGGAACACGGCGGTCAGCCGGTAGTAGTCGCGCGTCGGGATGGGATCGAACTTGTGGTCGTGGCAGCGGGCGCAGCCTACGGTCAGGCCCTGAAAAGTCCCGAAAGTGGCGGTGACGAAATCGTCGAGTTCGTCCTGGCGGATCGTCTTCCGGAACATTTCGTCCCGGTTGATCTCCTTCGTCACCGAGTCCCAAGGCCCGGCGACGAGGAAACCGGTGGCGGCCACGAGCGAGGGGTTGTGCGGATCCATCGCGTCGCCGGCCACCTGTTCGCGCACGAAACGGTCATAGGGCTTGTCCGCGCGGAAAGCGTCGATCACGTAGTCGCGGTACTTCCAGGCGGTCAGCCGTTCGTTGTTGTGCTCGCCGCCGTCGGTTTCGCCGAAGCGCACCACGTCGAGCCAATGGCGCGCCCATCGTTCGGCGTATCGGGGCGAGGCCAGCAGACGCTCCACGGCGGCATCGAAATCTTCGCTGAGTTCGTCAGGCTTCGGCGGCAGGCCGGTGAGCGTCAGGTGCAGCCGGCGGATCCTGGTTCGCCGGTCTGCCTCCGGCGCGAAATCGAGGCCCTTGGCGTCGAGTTTATCGAGCAGAAACGCGTCGATGGGATGTGCGCCCGCCACTTTCGGAACCGGTGGACGCACCACGTCGCGCAGGGACCACCATTGCTCCCGCGCCGCGGCGCCGGGCTTCGTCGAATCCCATGGCGCTCCTCCATCGATCCACTCGCGGATCGCCGCCACTTCGTCGTTCGCCAGCCGCCGCCCCGGCGGCATCTTCCCGTCGCGGACGTATTGGTAGAGCCGTGAGTCTTCCGGCTTCCCGGGAACGATCGCCGCACCTTTGGCGCCACCGGCGAGCGCCGCCTGCCGCGTCGAAAGATCGAGCCCGGCGGTCTTCGCTTTCGTGTCGTGACACGTGAGGCATTTCGCCGCGAGAATCGGGACAGCCAAGGCAACCAGCATCAGCTAACAACATACACCCGAACGTTGGTGCTGGGTTGGTTGGAAGGAGTCTTCAGACTCCGCCGCGGCGCGCCGGTTCCGGCTCAGGCGCGGCCCGGAGTTGGGCGTTTTCCAGATGCTTCGTCTGCCAGTAGGTGTAGACGATTCGATGGATCACGGTGACCGTGCCGAGAACCGCGATCACCCAGAGAACCGGCGCCATGCGGTTGAATAAAGACCCGATCATCAGCAGCACCATGCGCTCCGGCCGTTCCATAAAGCCGACCTTGCACTTCGGGATGGTGTTCTCGGCCCGGGCGCGGGTATAGCTGATCATCACCGACGTGGTCATCACGACGGCGGTCAGGATCACATAGAGGTTCCGGTTGATGTTGCCGTAGTAGACCAGCAGGCCCATCAGCAGCGCCAGGTCGGAATAACGGTCGAGCACCGAATCGAGGAAGCCGCCGAAGCGCGTCACTTGGCTGGTCTCGCGCGCGACGCGCCCGTCGACCATGTCGAACAGCGACGCGCCCACCATGATCCATCCGCCAACCCAGAAATTGCCCTTGGCCAGGTAATAGGCGCTGACGATGTTGATCCCCAGCCCCACCGCCGTCAGCACGTTCGGGTGAATCCGCAGCACCGACAGGATCCAAACGATCCTGCTGATGATCGTGTTGCAAGCCAATCCGATCGCTCGTGTGTACGTCATTCTGTTACGGCACCTTCTCTGTCCGGTCCGCCTCGGTTCTCTCGTTTTTACGCCATGTCGTGGAT encodes the following:
- a CDS encoding PSD1 and planctomycete cytochrome C domain-containing protein, whose translation is MLVALAVPILAAKCLTCHDTKAKTAGLDLSTRQAALAGGAKGAAIVPGKPEDSRLYQYVRDGKMPPGRRLANDEVAAIREWIDGGAPWDSTKPGAAAREQWWSLRDVVRPPVPKVAGAHPIDAFLLDKLDAKGLDFAPEADRRTRIRRLHLTLTGLPPKPDELSEDFDAAVERLLASPRYAERWARHWLDVVRFGETDGGEHNNERLTAWKYRDYVIDAFRADKPYDRFVREQVAGDAMDPHNPSLVAATGFLVAGPWDSVTKEINRDEMFRKTIRQDELDDFVTATFGTFQGLTVGCARCHDHKFDPIPTRDYYRLTAVFRGITYGERAIYTDAEKKAYDERVAPLRKGLARVRAQIDEIEAPPKTRLLREKYETAERARMAAGGKHLPVNPIVNRNAFPPVAARRFRFTVTAQQGRSAPKVDRLELLPVGVVVKDWRGSAPASDDRPQWIELEAAGPVSEIRWSADAVTGKSDGAPRVYRFEASDDGATWRTVAGLTDHDSAVEFLLPDVAAGELAALIPGGERERHRALTAERTNVEAAIAAIAKPATAHAAFPEPEMLPAYLLDRGSVAKPLEELTPGALSCVTQLAADLAPAGSTDAKRRLALASWLTDKRNPLTARVMVNRVWAWHFGAGLVNTPSDFGVNGDKPSHPELLDWLAARFMENGWSIRWLQRQILATRAWGQSSAFNEKANEVDASNRLLWHRPLQRADSETLRDSLLAVSGSLSTEAGGPSVWLHKSKASGSYLYLAADENDPSRWRRAVYRFTVRGGQRLFMDSFDCPDPAVATPARSVSNTPVQALTLLNNAFVLRQAELLAERATRESPGDPVGRAYALLFQREPSARDRELARAFLAENSLALYCRALLNTNEFVYVP
- a CDS encoding CDP-alcohol phosphatidyltransferase family protein — its product is MTYTRAIGLACNTIISRIVWILSVLRIHPNVLTAVGLGINIVSAYYLAKGNFWVGGWIMVGASLFDMVDGRVARETSQVTRFGGFLDSVLDRYSDLALLMGLLVYYGNINRNLYVILTAVVMTTSVMISYTRARAENTIPKCKVGFMERPERMVLLMIGSLFNRMAPVLWVIAVLGTVTVIHRIVYTYWQTKHLENAQLRAAPEPEPARRGGV